Genomic segment of Mycobacterium sp. 050128:
TGCGCTCATGCCTGATCGAAATCGCCGCTTCCTATTGCGTGAGCGCCCCTCCGGACGCATCGGCCCCAACACGTTCGAGCTCAGTGAGGAGGCGATCCCCGAGATCGGGGATGGCGAAGCGCTGGTGCGTGTCGAATGGATCTCGCTCGATCCGACCAACCGGACCTGGATCAATGACACGCCGACCTACCTGCCTCCGGTCGGTATCGGCGAGGTGATGCGTGCGGGCGGGCTCGGCCGCGTCGTGGAATCGAAGAACCCCAATTATTCGGTCGGCCAGATCGTGCAGGGTCTCGTCGGTTGGCAGGAGTACGTAGTCGCGTCGGACACGATGCCGTTGTTCGGAGTCGACGTCGCTGAAGGCATCTCCCCCAGCGCCTACCTGGGCGCGCTCGGGACGACCGGGCTCACCGCCTGGGTCGGGATCCGCGACATCGGCAAGCCGCAGCCTGCAGAGACCGTTGTGGTCTCGGCCGCGGCGGGCGCGGTGGGCTCGGTCGCCGGCCAGCTTGCCAAGGCCGATGGCGCACGCGTTGTCGGGATCGCCGGCGGCCCGGACAAGTGCCGGTTGCTCACCGAGGAGCTCGGCTTCGACGCGGCCGTCGACTACCGCGCCGACGACTGGGTCGCCCAGCTGCGAGCGGCCACACCCAACGGCATCGACGTCGACTTCGAGAACGTCGGGGGCGTCATCATGGACGCGGTCTTCGCGCGCCTCAACATTCGCGCACGCGTGGCGCTGTGCGGTTTGATCTCCGGCTACAACGAGGCCGACCCGCCGCCGGGACCGCGCGCATTCGGCAACCTGCTGATCCAGCGCGCGACGCTGCAGGGCTTTATCGTCCTGGACCACCTGGGCCGCGCACCCGAGGCAATCAGCGAAATCGCCGGGCTGATCGCCGCGGGCAAGCTGACCCCACTCGAGACGGTCGTGGAGGGTTTCGAACAGCTGCCGACGGCGATCAACATGCTGTTCGACGGCAAAAACGTCGGCAAGCTGGTGGTCAAGACGTCGAGTTAGGACCCTACAGCCTCGCCACGACGAGAACTTTCGAGTGATCCGTAGGCACGCACCGCGTCGCGCATCAGCCGGTCGCGATCGGCGCCCGGCGCGTTGAGTTCAAGCGACGGCGTCGATCGCGTGCTGCTGGTCAGACCTCGTGACCCGCTGTCCCCGCACCGGCTTTCTTTGCTCGCCGCAACGAGCCCACGCAGCTGAGCGTTACGTCGATTGACAATCGGCGTGGTCGGCAGCGGCACGAGAAGATGGGAATTATCGTGTTTGGCTACAGCACTGATTAGCTGGTGGCTACCGACAGCTTGGAACCACTAGGACGTGACACATGGTCGAGGACGTCGCCGAGCTCAATCCTGCTGTGCCCCAGCTGCACCGAGGCCTGTCCAACCGTCACATTCAGTTGATCGCGATCGGAGGAACGATCGGGACCGGTCTGTTCATGGGCGCCGGGCGAACAATCTCCCGGGCCGGCCCATCGGTGGTTTTGGTTTACGGGATCATCGGTTTTTTCCTGTTTTTCGTGCTGCGCGCGATGGGCGAGCTGCTGTTGTCGAACCTGAACTACAAGTCCTTCGTCGACTTCGCGGCCGACCTATTGGGGCCCGCGGCAGGGTTTTTCGTCGGGTGGTCGTACTGGTTCGCCTGGATCGTCACGGGCATCGCGGAACTCGTCGCGATCGCGGGCTACCTACAGTTCTGGTGGCCCGGTCTCCCGGCATGGGTGCCGGCGCTGATCGCGGGTGTTCTGATCCTGCTCATCAATCTGTTCAGCGTGCGCAACTTCGGGGAGATCGAATTCTGGTTCGCCTTAATCAAAATCGTCGCGATCATCAGCCTGATGGTCGTCGGAGCGCTCCTGCTGGCAACCAATTTCGTTTCGCCGCAGGGACATCCCGCGACGATCGAAAACCTTTGGAACAACGGCGGTTTCTTCGCCACGGGCTTCGCGGGCATGGTCGGCGGATTCCAGGTCGCGTTTTTCGCGTTCGTGGGCGTGGAACTCGTCGGCGCCGCGGCGGCCGAGACGGCTGACCCGCGTCGCACTCTTCCTCGCGCGATCAACGCGGTGCCGCTGCGCGTGGCGATCTTCTATATCGGTGCGCTGCTGGTGATCCTCACCGTTGTCGAATGGCGGCGGTTCGACAGCAACCAGTCCCCGTTTGTCGCGATGTTCTCCCTGGCCGGACTTGGCGGTGCGGCGTCGATCGTCAACTTCGTCGTGATCACCGCGGCCTCCTCCTCCGCCAACTCCGGGATGTACTCCACCGGCCGCATGCTTTACGGTCTGGCCGACGAAGGGAGCGCCCCGGCGGTTTTCCGCCGGCTGAACCGCGGCGGCGTGCCGGCGTCTGCCCTGTTCGTGACGGCCGCACTGCTGCTGACCGCCATCCCCGTACTGCACGTCGGCGGTTCCGTGATCGGTGCATTCACCCTGGTGACAACCATTTCGGCGCTGCTCTTCATGTTCGTCTGGGCGATGATCCCGATGAGCTACCTCGTCTATCGCCGCCGGCACGCACAACGCCACGCGGACTCTGCCTTCAAGATGCCCGGTGGGCGGGTGATGTGCTGGGTCGTCCTCGCGTTCTTCGCTTTCGTCACGTGGACGCTCACGACGGAAAAGGACACCTTGATCGCCCTGGCGTGGTTCCCCCTGTGGTTCGTGTTGCTCGCTGCCGGATGGCTGGTCATCCGGCGCCGCCCCGCCCACGCCGAGCGTTATCGCCACTTCTTGGTCGAGATGAACGGCCCGATCGAGGAACCCGCGCAGGCATCCTGACCTGCGCGTGGCCCGTCGGTCACCGACGTTGTTGGGATCGGTAGCCGGTGTGGGTGTCTGTACTTATCGCATCGACGCCGCCACGGAGGTGGCGCCCCACGAAAGGAAGACAGCAAATGAACATCGTGCCGACCGGCATCCAAGAGCAGATCAATCGCGTCGATCGCCAACGGAGCCTGTACATCGGGATCAGCACCGGCCTGGTTGCAGTCTGGAGCTTTTTCCGGCTGATTTGGATGCTCTACATCGGAATGACGTTCGGCTGGTTCTTCGGAGCGATGGCTTTCCAGCTGGTGCTGTGGGGCGTGATCGGCACCGCCGCGGCGGTGGCGTCCATCGGGTTCCTGACTCGGTACAACAGAACGTCTTGAGTCTGAGGGGCAGATAGCTCCGAACCCGGATGGGTTCGGAGCTATCTTGTTGTGGCAGCGGATATTAGAGCTGAATCCAGGCCGACTTCGTCTTCAGGTAGATGTCGATGCCCTCTTTGCCGAACTCGTGTCCCCAGCCCGACTGCTTGTGGCCGCCGAACGGTACGTCGTGGTCGAACACCAACTGGCAGTTCACCTGGACGCTGCCGGCCTGCAGTCGCTTGAGCATCCGGTGGGCCCGGCTGACATCCTGCGTCCACGCGGTGGCCGCCAGGCCGTATGTCGTGTCATTGGCCAGCGCCACGGCCTCGTCCTCGTCGTCGAACGGCAGGATGGTGACGACCGGCCCGAAGATCTCCTGCTGGTAGAGCCGCATGCCCGTGTCAACGTTGGTGAGCACCGTCGGGTGCACGAAGTAACCCTTGCGGTCCAGCCGGTAGCCGCCGGTGACCACCTCGACGCCGTCGCTTTTGCCCTCGTCGATGAAGCCCATCACGCGGGTCAGCTGCTTCTGGCTGATCAGCGGGCCGCTGACGCAGCCTTCCTCGCTCGGAGCACCAAGCTTGAACGTATTCGCCATCATGGAGATGCCTTCTACGACCTGGTCGTACACGCCGCGTTGGGCAAAGATCCGCGATCCGCAGACGCAGCCCTGGCCGGAGTGCACGAAGATGCCCAGCGACGCCATCATCAGGGCCTTGTTCATGTCGGCGTCGTCGAAGATCAGCACCGGCGACTTGCCGCCGAGTTCGAGCGTGACCTTCTTCAGGTTGCCGGCCGATGCCCGCACGATCTCCTTGCCAACCTCGGTCGACCCGGTGAAGGCGACTTTCTCGACTCCCGCGTGCGCGGTGATAGCCGCGCCCGCGGTGTGCCCGTATCCGGTCAGCAGGTTGACCACACCCTCGGGAACGCCGGCCTCGTGGATGAGCCGGTCCAACAGCACTGCCGACAGCGGCGTCTCCTCGGCGGGCTTGACCAGCAGGCTGCTGCCCGCGGCCAGGGCCGGCGCAAGCTTCGCGCTCGCGTTGAAGATCGGGCCGTTCCACGGGAAGATCAGCCCCACCACGCCGTACGGCTCCTTGAGCGTGTAGGCGTGCATGTCCACGTAGGCGTCCGACGCGATGCCGTCGGTCTTGACGTCGTAGGCGACGCCGTTGAGCTTCGTACACCAGCCGGCGTAGTAGCGGAAGAACTCCGAAACCGTCGACATCTGCAACTGTGCCTGCATCAGGGGCATGCCCGTGTTGAGCGAGTCGAGTTGGGCGAACTCCTCGGCGTGCTCGTCGACCAACTCCCCGATCCGCCACAAAACCTTGGCCCGCTCGCGTCCGGGAAGCTGCGACCAGACGCCCGATTCGAAGGATGCCTTCGCGCGGGCGACCGCCTCGTCCACCGCTTCCGGTCCGCAGTCGGTGAACTCGGTGATGATCTCTTCGGTCGCGGGATTGATGATCGGAATGACCTCACCCGAGCCGGTGCGCTTACTTAGGTCGTCCAGTACTGCCTGCAGAGTCATGTGTTCCCTTCCCGATCAACCCTGATCGAGCCCGGCGCTCCCGTGCCCGTATGCTGAGCACCTGCTTAGCATTGCGATCGTAGCCCGGTCAAGATTTCGCCGTGTCGGCCGGCTCGGCGTGGTCTAGCGCTTGGCCCCGCTGATCGCCCCGTGCACCGCCGAAATGCAGCCGGCCGCATCGGGTTCGGGCCCCAGCCCGACGTAGTAACTGCCGGTTTGCTCGCCGCCGAAGCCGGTAATCGTGAATCCGGCGGGATCGCCGGAGACCGCCTCGGTGGTCATCGACGCCTGCGCCAACGGCAGCGAAATGACCGTGGTCCCGCGCCTTGCCCCGTCGGTGGCCACGAGCAGTTGCGTCGGATGCAGCACCACCGCGGTCCAGTGCTCTTCGTCGGGATCGGCCGGATTGGCGCGCCGCCGCAGCAGCTTGCCGAACGCCGAACTGGCCGGCGGGTTTTCGCTATGCGTCAGCCAAACCTGGACATCGTTGAGGTCGACTTGACGGGACGCGGCGTGCTCGGCCAACTGGCCGCAAATCCGGCGCGGCAGTTCGACGATTCGCGCCGACCGGGTGTGACGCACGTACAGCGGCATGGGTGCATCATGCCCGTGGGCCAACTCTGCCGCCATTCGCGCCGCGCAGTTTTCGGGTTGTCTGGACTCCGCCGGGCAAGGCTCAGTGTCCGGGCGCGATCGCCTCGCGCCACGCCAGCGGGTTGAGTCCGCGATATGGATCGGCCTCTCGAAGCTGCTGCAACTCCACCAGGATTTGTTCAAGCGCACGCTGAGTTTGGCCCTTCACGACCTCTACCCATTCCGACAACCCGATGCCAAGCGGCCTGCTGGTGTCGATCGGCGCGCCGAAGCGCAGGTACATGCGCTGCGGTCGTGGGATCAATGTCGGGCCGATTCCCCGCAGCAGTGGCATCGCCATGTCCGGTCGGCCGTTTAACTTACGGCTGAGTGCTGCACTGAATTTCGCGTAGAGACCGTCACGCGTTGTCCAACTGCGGTACACGTCGTCGCCGCCGACCAGACCGGCCGGCACGATCGGGTAGCCGTTTTCCACGGACAGCCGAGCGAAGCCCGAGCGTCCCCGCCACTGCAACGTGTACTCCTCGCCCTTGAATTTCCCTATCTCGCGCCCTCCGCCGGGAAACACCAGAATGGTCTGGTCGTGGGCCATCAGTTCGCGCGCGGTCTCCGGTGCGCCGACCACCCCGCCGAATGCCGCGATCAGATCGGCGGGTAGCCCGCGCATGCGCCCGAAATTCCGGTCGGCCAGCGGCCGTACCCGGCTGCCGATCTTCCGCCGCACCGCGTCGGAGATCATGAATATCTCGGAACCGGCCTGAGTGTGGTTGCCCACCAACAGGAATCGTCCGTCGCCGGATAGATTCTCCGCACCGTCGACATAGGGCCGGCAAAGCTCGACCACGGGGCGGAGCCGTTCGGTCATCGTGTCGAGCACGGTGCGCAGAGTCTGGACCCGCCGATTCGGCTCCATGATGGCCGCCAGGTCGGTGCCGTCAGTCATGGTCGGGCAACTGGGGACGGGAGAAGACGACAATGTTTGACGGTGGACCGAACCGTGTTGGCGCGGACGATGTTTGGATTCGCATTCCCGGATCCGCGGCCCGGCCGAGCGTCTCGAGAGCCGACAGGCTGTAGGCGCGCAGCGCGCTGATGAATCCGTCGTGCAGGCCCGGCCAGATCCAGGACCATGGCATGCGCGCCAGATTGATCGGCAGGGCGGTCACCGGAAGCAGCAAGGTGCGCAGGGGCGATTGTCGCTTGAGGTCGATGACCAGGAACCGCTTGCCGACGCGCGTGGCCTCGGCGATTGCGCGACAGGCGACCGCCGGCGGCAG
This window contains:
- a CDS encoding NADP-dependent oxidoreductase; amino-acid sequence: MPDRNRRFLLRERPSGRIGPNTFELSEEAIPEIGDGEALVRVEWISLDPTNRTWINDTPTYLPPVGIGEVMRAGGLGRVVESKNPNYSVGQIVQGLVGWQEYVVASDTMPLFGVDVAEGISPSAYLGALGTTGLTAWVGIRDIGKPQPAETVVVSAAAGAVGSVAGQLAKADGARVVGIAGGPDKCRLLTEELGFDAAVDYRADDWVAQLRAATPNGIDVDFENVGGVIMDAVFARLNIRARVALCGLISGYNEADPPPGPRAFGNLLIQRATLQGFIVLDHLGRAPEAISEIAGLIAAGKLTPLETVVEGFEQLPTAINMLFDGKNVGKLVVKTSS
- a CDS encoding amino acid permease, which encodes MVEDVAELNPAVPQLHRGLSNRHIQLIAIGGTIGTGLFMGAGRTISRAGPSVVLVYGIIGFFLFFVLRAMGELLLSNLNYKSFVDFAADLLGPAAGFFVGWSYWFAWIVTGIAELVAIAGYLQFWWPGLPAWVPALIAGVLILLINLFSVRNFGEIEFWFALIKIVAIISLMVVGALLLATNFVSPQGHPATIENLWNNGGFFATGFAGMVGGFQVAFFAFVGVELVGAAAAETADPRRTLPRAINAVPLRVAIFYIGALLVILTVVEWRRFDSNQSPFVAMFSLAGLGGAASIVNFVVITAASSSANSGMYSTGRMLYGLADEGSAPAVFRRLNRGGVPASALFVTAALLLTAIPVLHVGGSVIGAFTLVTTISALLFMFVWAMIPMSYLVYRRRHAQRHADSAFKMPGGRVMCWVVLAFFAFVTWTLTTEKDTLIALAWFPLWFVLLAAGWLVIRRRPAHAERYRHFLVEMNGPIEEPAQAS
- a CDS encoding aldehyde dehydrogenase family protein, with the protein product MTLQAVLDDLSKRTGSGEVIPIINPATEEIITEFTDCGPEAVDEAVARAKASFESGVWSQLPGRERAKVLWRIGELVDEHAEEFAQLDSLNTGMPLMQAQLQMSTVSEFFRYYAGWCTKLNGVAYDVKTDGIASDAYVDMHAYTLKEPYGVVGLIFPWNGPIFNASAKLAPALAAGSSLLVKPAEETPLSAVLLDRLIHEAGVPEGVVNLLTGYGHTAGAAITAHAGVEKVAFTGSTEVGKEIVRASAGNLKKVTLELGGKSPVLIFDDADMNKALMMASLGIFVHSGQGCVCGSRIFAQRGVYDQVVEGISMMANTFKLGAPSEEGCVSGPLISQKQLTRVMGFIDEGKSDGVEVVTGGYRLDRKGYFVHPTVLTNVDTGMRLYQQEIFGPVVTILPFDDEDEAVALANDTTYGLAATAWTQDVSRAHRMLKRLQAGSVQVNCQLVFDHDVPFGGHKQSGWGHEFGKEGIDIYLKTKSAWIQL
- a CDS encoding lysophospholipid acyltransferase family protein, with translation MTDGTDLAAIMEPNRRVQTLRTVLDTMTERLRPVVELCRPYVDGAENLSGDGRFLLVGNHTQAGSEIFMISDAVRRKIGSRVRPLADRNFGRMRGLPADLIAAFGGVVGAPETARELMAHDQTILVFPGGGREIGKFKGEEYTLQWRGRSGFARLSVENGYPIVPAGLVGGDDVYRSWTTRDGLYAKFSAALSRKLNGRPDMAMPLLRGIGPTLIPRPQRMYLRFGAPIDTSRPLGIGLSEWVEVVKGQTQRALEQILVELQQLREADPYRGLNPLAWREAIAPGH